A stretch of the Planktothricoides raciborskii GIHE-MW2 genome encodes the following:
- the dxs gene encoding 1-deoxy-D-xylulose-5-phosphate synthase, producing the protein MHLSELKHPNQLHGLSIHQLEQVARQIREKHLETIAATGGHLGPGLGVVELTLGLYQTLDLDHDKVIWDVGHQAYPHKLITGRYNNFSTLRQKDGVAGYLKRCESKFDHFGAGHASTSISAALGMALSRDMKGEKFKVVAVIGDGALTGGMALEAINHAGHLPHTNLMVVLNDNEMSISPNVGAIPRYLNKMRLSPPVQFLKDNLEEQFKQIPFLGETFTPEMQRVKEGMKRLAVPKVGAVFEELGFTYIGPVDGHNLEELINTFNEAHKIQGPVLVHVATTKGKGYAIAEKDQVGYHAQSPFDLATGKAIPAKKPKPPSYSKVFAETLIKLAEDNPNIIGITAAMATGTGLDKLHEKLPKQYIDVGIAEQHAVTLAAGMACEGIRPVVAIYSTFLQRAFDQIIHDVCIQKLPVFFCLDRAGIVGEDGPTHQGLYDIAYLRCIPNMVVMAPKDEAELQQMLVTGIEYTEGAIAMRYPRGNGYGVALMEEGWEPLPIGKAEILRQGDDVLILGYGSMVYPAMQTAEILSEHGIEATVINARFVKPLDTELILPLAEKIGKVVTMEEGCLMGGFGSAVAEALMDHNVLVPVMRLGVPDKLVDHAKPDQSKAELELTPAQMSDRILKTFSRQLTPVNS; encoded by the coding sequence ATGCATCTCAGCGAACTTAAGCATCCGAACCAATTACACGGTCTATCGATTCACCAACTCGAACAAGTTGCCCGACAAATTCGGGAAAAACATTTAGAAACGATCGCCGCAACCGGGGGACACCTCGGCCCCGGTCTGGGAGTGGTGGAACTCACCCTAGGACTATACCAGACCCTTGACCTGGATCACGATAAAGTAATTTGGGATGTGGGACACCAAGCCTATCCCCATAAACTCATCACAGGTCGTTACAACAACTTCAGTACCCTGCGGCAAAAAGATGGGGTAGCGGGATATCTCAAACGGTGCGAAAGCAAGTTTGACCATTTTGGGGCGGGTCATGCGTCCACCAGCATTTCGGCAGCCTTGGGCATGGCGTTGTCTCGCGATATGAAAGGGGAAAAATTTAAAGTAGTCGCCGTAATTGGGGATGGGGCTTTAACTGGGGGCATGGCCTTAGAAGCGATTAACCATGCGGGTCATTTGCCTCATACTAACCTCATGGTCGTGCTCAATGACAATGAAATGTCCATTTCGCCTAATGTGGGCGCAATTCCTCGTTATCTGAATAAAATGCGTCTGAGTCCGCCGGTACAGTTCCTCAAAGACAACTTGGAAGAACAGTTTAAGCAGATTCCTTTCCTGGGTGAAACTTTTACCCCGGAAATGCAGCGGGTGAAAGAAGGGATGAAGCGGTTGGCAGTGCCCAAAGTGGGCGCGGTATTTGAAGAGTTGGGCTTTACTTATATCGGGCCGGTGGATGGTCATAATTTAGAAGAACTGATTAACACCTTTAATGAAGCCCATAAAATTCAAGGGCCGGTGTTGGTTCATGTGGCCACAACTAAAGGCAAAGGATATGCGATCGCGGAAAAAGATCAGGTAGGCTACCATGCCCAAAGTCCCTTTGACCTAGCCACGGGTAAAGCCATTCCTGCCAAAAAACCCAAACCCCCCAGCTATTCCAAAGTCTTTGCCGAAACTCTGATTAAACTAGCGGAAGATAACCCCAACATTATCGGCATTACGGCGGCAATGGCCACAGGGACAGGATTAGATAAATTACACGAGAAACTGCCCAAACAATATATTGATGTGGGCATTGCGGAACAACACGCCGTCACCTTAGCCGCAGGGATGGCTTGTGAAGGAATCCGCCCAGTGGTGGCCATTTATTCTACGTTCTTACAACGGGCTTTTGACCAAATTATTCACGATGTTTGCATCCAAAAGCTGCCAGTATTTTTCTGCTTAGATCGGGCAGGAATTGTCGGGGAAGATGGCCCAACTCACCAAGGACTTTATGATATTGCCTATTTGCGCTGTATCCCCAATATGGTGGTGATGGCCCCGAAAGATGAGGCGGAACTTCAGCAAATGTTAGTCACCGGAATTGAATATACTGAGGGCGCGATCGCCATGCGTTATCCTCGTGGCAACGGTTACGGTGTCGCCTTAATGGAAGAAGGATGGGAACCTCTGCCCATTGGCAAAGCGGAAATTCTCCGCCAAGGGGATGATGTACTAATCCTCGGCTATGGATCGATGGTCTATCCAGCCATGCAAACCGCCGAAATTCTCAGCGAACATGGCATCGAAGCCACTGTGATCAATGCCCGCTTTGTCAAACCCTTGGACACTGAGTTAATTTTGCCCTTAGCAGAAAAAATTGGCAAAGTGGTGACTATGGAAGAAGGCTGCCTCATGGGTGGCTTTGGGTCAGCAGTTGCCGAAGCGTTGATGGATCATAATGTTCTCGTCCCCGTGATGCGTTTGGGTGTTCCCGACAAGCTGGTGGATCATGCTAAACCCGACCAGTCTAAAGCAGAGTTAGAACTAACTCCCGCCCAAATGAGCGATCGCATCCTCAAAACCTTCAGCCGTCAACTCACCCCAGTCAACTCATAA